The proteins below are encoded in one region of Flavobacterium nackdongense:
- a CDS encoding non-ribosomal peptide synthetase: MNNPEERPKFNPFAGPEIEKAIYTTKSQSEIWTACSFGGDDANKAYKLSFTINFDGLLQIPAMERAIQTIVNRHESLRAAFSKDGLYMSIFKELSVGIKKLNLSNLDQKEQDDAFEKYKDQDAHYIFDLVNGPLIKVGLITFSDTKHSVVLTVHHIICDGWSIGIILQELGIIYSAIVENKTPLLPELTAFSTYANEEQSFLNSNEFVETEKYWLNMYEKSVPMLSLPTDNPRPSPRTYESGRSDFRLDSNLSLAVKKTGLSVGASFVTTLLAGYEVFLYQLTGQSDLVVGVPSAGQPTNGMDNLIGHCVNLLPLRSNPTPTISFIDYLKKRKTELFDADDHKHFSFGQLLEKLNVPRDPSRIPLVPITFNLDLGMTDGVAFSNLNFELINTRKYFENFEIFLNATGSDSNLVFEWSYNKFLFSPETIKKMMESYVEVLQNIVTDPSQTLEQITFQDYTSIYSKLNDTEVVYPNLSLSELLSKQAEISPNNVALEYDNTKITYYDLQIRANQFAHFLTAQGVQSGDYIAVSYPRSPELVYAILGIIQCGAAYLPLDHEYPAKRVEYMMEDSAAKFLVTSKALSLTLPKCPNTLLIDDAMASLDQYPTTKLPVEVNPENVLYLLYTSGSTGKPKGAKISNRNVVNLLFALENAPGIKETDRVPFISTISFDIASFELFFPLFKGATVVLPDHETSKDGTLLYEMLEREKISLMVGTTTTYVMLCDAGWSKKLPIKIWCCGEPLPIPVAKELLKRGDELWNLYGPTEVTIFSSCKHIKSEETLISVGGPIANMQYYIVDEQLNLLPPNTVGEIAIGGVGVGKGYLGRPELTAQKFIPNKFSTAVGDIMYLSGDIGKLLPTNEVVCLGRVDHQVKVRGHRIEIGEIEQALLSIDGIKSAIVLAKTDILVAFVTVNSEIINELEAVRIWRNELASQLPAFMLPHEFHILDKMPTTLNDKVDRTALLEYKPNAESKEEYTGPRTDQEMLVAEIWEEHLKKERIDIFSNFFEIGGHSIIAVTIVVKIQKKTGIRIPLSAVFQNPTIEEFAKLLNK, encoded by the coding sequence ATGAATAACCCAGAAGAAAGACCAAAGTTTAATCCTTTTGCAGGTCCCGAAATAGAAAAAGCCATTTATACCACAAAATCACAATCTGAAATATGGACAGCTTGTTCTTTTGGGGGAGATGATGCAAACAAAGCGTATAAGCTGTCATTTACCATAAATTTTGACGGACTATTGCAGATTCCAGCAATGGAACGAGCTATTCAGACTATTGTAAATCGCCACGAGTCACTTCGTGCCGCTTTTAGTAAAGATGGCCTTTATATGTCTATTTTCAAAGAACTGTCTGTTGGTATCAAAAAATTGAATCTTTCCAATTTAGATCAAAAGGAGCAAGATGACGCATTTGAAAAATATAAAGACCAAGACGCTCATTATATTTTTGATCTTGTTAATGGTCCCTTGATTAAAGTGGGCTTAATTACGTTTTCCGATACTAAACATAGTGTAGTATTGACAGTGCACCACATCATTTGCGACGGTTGGTCAATTGGAATTATATTACAAGAATTAGGGATAATTTATTCTGCTATAGTTGAAAACAAAACTCCGTTATTACCAGAATTGACAGCTTTTAGCACGTATGCAAATGAGGAGCAATCATTTTTGAATAGCAATGAATTTGTCGAGACAGAAAAGTATTGGCTCAATATGTATGAGAAATCGGTACCTATGTTGAGTCTACCAACAGATAATCCTAGACCCTCACCACGAACTTATGAAAGCGGGCGTTCAGATTTTAGATTAGATTCAAATTTATCATTAGCAGTTAAAAAAACCGGATTAAGCGTTGGTGCTAGTTTTGTTACCACTTTATTGGCCGGATATGAGGTTTTTTTATACCAATTAACGGGGCAAAGTGATTTGGTAGTCGGCGTTCCTTCTGCAGGACAGCCTACAAACGGCATGGACAACTTAATTGGCCACTGCGTGAATTTATTACCATTACGAAGTAACCCAACGCCAACTATTAGTTTTATAGACTACTTAAAGAAACGTAAAACAGAACTGTTTGATGCAGATGATCATAAACATTTTAGTTTTGGACAACTATTAGAAAAGCTTAATGTGCCACGTGATCCCTCAAGAATACCGCTGGTTCCTATTACTTTTAATTTGGATCTTGGTATGACAGATGGTGTTGCTTTTTCTAATCTTAATTTCGAGCTAATAAACACTCGTAAATATTTCGAAAATTTCGAAATATTTCTTAACGCGACAGGTAGCGATAGCAATCTTGTTTTCGAATGGTCGTATAATAAATTCCTTTTTAGTCCAGAAACTATAAAAAAAATGATGGAATCGTATGTAGAAGTGTTGCAAAATATCGTTACGGACCCATCACAAACCTTGGAACAAATTACTTTTCAGGATTACACAAGCATCTATTCCAAATTAAATGATACAGAAGTTGTCTATCCTAACTTATCATTATCAGAATTGCTGAGCAAACAAGCCGAAATCTCGCCCAACAACGTTGCTCTTGAATACGATAATACAAAAATAACCTACTACGATTTGCAAATTAGAGCAAATCAGTTTGCACATTTCTTAACTGCTCAGGGAGTTCAATCGGGTGATTATATAGCGGTCTCCTATCCACGTAGTCCAGAATTAGTATATGCAATTTTAGGAATTATTCAATGTGGAGCAGCTTATTTGCCGCTGGATCACGAATATCCAGCCAAGCGTGTCGAATATATGATGGAAGACTCAGCAGCCAAATTTTTGGTCACGAGTAAAGCATTGTCTTTGACCTTGCCCAAATGTCCGAATACTCTTTTAATAGATGATGCTATGGCATCCTTAGATCAGTACCCAACAACAAAACTTCCGGTAGAAGTAAATCCAGAAAATGTTTTATATCTGTTGTACACATCCGGTTCTACTGGCAAACCAAAAGGAGCCAAAATATCCAATAGAAACGTAGTCAATCTGCTTTTTGCCTTAGAAAATGCGCCAGGCATAAAAGAAACAGATAGAGTTCCCTTTATTTCCACAATTTCTTTTGATATTGCCAGTTTTGAATTGTTTTTTCCTTTATTCAAGGGCGCTACAGTGGTCTTGCCTGATCACGAAACATCCAAGGATGGAACCTTATTGTACGAAATGCTCGAAAGGGAAAAAATATCACTGATGGTAGGTACGACAACTACTTATGTTATGCTCTGTGATGCCGGATGGTCTAAAAAATTACCTATAAAAATATGGTGCTGCGGCGAACCACTGCCTATACCAGTGGCAAAAGAACTATTGAAAAGAGGGGATGAGCTTTGGAATTTGTACGGTCCAACGGAAGTCACTATTTTTTCCTCTTGCAAACATATAAAATCTGAAGAAACATTGATTTCAGTGGGAGGTCCCATTGCAAACATGCAATATTACATTGTGGATGAACAGTTAAATCTGCTACCGCCGAATACCGTGGGCGAAATTGCCATAGGTGGGGTTGGAGTTGGAAAAGGATATTTAGGAAGACCAGAATTGACAGCCCAAAAATTTATTCCAAATAAATTTTCTACAGCAGTAGGAGATATCATGTATCTTTCAGGTGACATAGGAAAATTACTTCCGACTAATGAAGTGGTATGTTTAGGACGAGTAGACCATCAAGTTAAAGTGAGAGGGCATCGAATAGAAATTGGTGAAATAGAACAGGCCTTATTATCAATCGACGGCATTAAGTCAGCCATTGTTTTAGCAAAAACAGATATATTGGTTGCTTTTGTTACAGTAAATTCAGAAATCATAAATGAGCTTGAGGCAGTTCGAATCTGGCGAAATGAATTGGCATCACAATTACCCGCTTTTATGCTGCCGCACGAATTTCATATTTTAGATAAAATGCCGACCACACTAAATGATAAAGTAGATCGAACGGCTCTTTTAGAATATAAACCTAATGCAGAAAGTAAAGAAGAATATACCGGTCCCCGAACGGATCAGGAAATGTTGGTAGCCGAAATTTGGGAGGAACATCTCAAAAAAGAGCGTATCGATATTTTTAGCAACTTTTTTGAAATAGGAGGGCACTCTATTATTGCAGTAACAATTGTGGTTAAAATTCAGAAAAAGACCGGTATACGCATTCCGCTTTCTGCGGTATTCCAAAATCCAACAATTGAAGAATTTGCAAAATTATTAAATAAATAA
- a CDS encoding polyketide synthase → MITPTSNSSDKGIKGPTMQYPNSTLHELFAERAKIQPDFIALEFEDKQFTYNDVSEMANQMANYLWSQGLRPGQIVGIALDRTPELIACFFAVLQCGSSYVPIDTSYPEERIKLIIEDAEAAIFISKKANLIYSKNTSSFAIEDVLESMSILPAIPLDLKVSSYSTAYIMYTSGSTGKPKGVQVAHYNLINVIYSMAKAPGMQSDDRIFAVTSISFDAMVVETFLPLLFGACIILVNEETKRDGNLLLKKAVEDKITILFQTPSMWQILIDTGWATPLPIKAFTGGESLTRSLADDILARCDELWNHYGPTETSVCSLISQVFANNEPVTIGTPVANTTIYLLDSNKNVVNPGEVGEIVIAGDGVSLGYLNRPELNNEKFLTNPFENLSHSKMYFSGDLGKLLPNGHLHCLGRIDDQVKIRGNRVELGEIESIINNLPEIKKAAVIVSNRMGAEPSLVAYLQSIDAKRDTSSIRQKLENLLPAFLIPSFFMWVSDFPLTTNGKIDKKNLPAPEYLRPDSAPILRKPTTKIEKEIAKVWTEMLQIPIIGIDDNFFELGGTSLLAQRVATKLRQHYNLQIPVTKIYQYPTIAELSHFLTSDTMQVEYLNSSKPKQQRHSSDVAIIGMSGRFPGADSIEELWDILKVGKETITFFTENEIDPSIPESLRNDPLYVAARGILPKANTFDADFFGINPKLAEVMDPQQRLFLEISWEALEQAGYLPRHFTGLIGIYAGAGTNTYYKKNILNNTDVLEQIGHTQAETVNEKDYIATRTAYHLNIKGPAVSVHSACSTSLLAIAQAAEAIRNGQCEIALAGASSITSPVFSGHLYQEGSMLSADGHCRAFDASGKGTVFSDGAGVVLLKSLESAVNDGDKIYGVIKGIGITNDGGNKGSFTAPSAEGQAAAISSALKDAQLSPDTISYVETHGTATPIGDPIEIEGLTIAYGNQPRNGYCAIGSIKTNMGHLTAAAGVAGLIKTILAMNNKLIPASLGFEKPNPAIDFENSPFYVNAKLSSWNSDTPLRAGVSSFGVGGTNVHLIVEEYPIEQKVSSSSRPVQLLMWSAKSDVSLKGYATELGKFIQSKPDIQLADIAYSLNKTRDTFAHRSFLVYSDSGAASQELLSKENSTLKTAVLKVVPSEIVFLFPGQGAQFSQMGMNLYKNETVYKEAVDKCSEFLLDELKLDIREILFPEIVTADTEAKLKDTRFTQPALFVTEYALSQLWLSWGIKPTAYCGHSIGEFVAAHLAGIFSLEDALHLIATRGRLVSELPQGSMLSVRLSEDKLKEILPETLSIAAINSNVICVVSGENETIAEFSNVLDQKEIANKLLFTSHAFHSKMMDPILEIFEAEVKRTQLHKPNLPIVSTVTGTWLKDDEATNPQYWTNHLRNTVRFADATNTLLKLEDILFLEVGPGQTLTALTKQQGAGKIIPAFTSLLLPKNQETEYHSILNTLGELWLQGINPDWDVFYASQNRQKVNLPSYVFDRKLCWVNPPMAQLQISRAIPIENQNLISSVEDNKSMRKSTILDKIASIVSQTSGVDYPQDASSLSFLDLGLDSLTLTQLAIRLKKDFKLSISFRQLNEEFSSPSLLADFLDHQLPKEEYNESLSLQSIPTSGLHSTSNQNTPLNNQNNSTLDAIVQQLQLLGKQIELLQGNSASDYKNEIDKTPYGSQKELITSAAIEEVRTPEEIAEHQKPFGAAPRIEKQAKELSYSQKEYLDKLIASYTKKTAASKSSTQKYRPIMADPRVVTGFKPLTKEIVYPIVVEKSSGNRLWDLDGNVYLDALNGFGSCMFGHQADFIKEALHHQIETGFEVGPQHPLAGEVCELLCEFTKHDRAALCNTGSEAVLGAMRIARTVTGRSLIVAFSGSYHGINDEALVRGSKKLITFPASAGILAESVQNMLILEYGTPESLRIIAERAAEIAAVLVEPVQSRRPEFQPVAFLKELRELTAKFSVALVFDEVITGFRMHPGGAQALFNIQADIATYGKVIGGGLSIGAITGKRKYLDALDGGHWDYGDHSIPEVGVTYFAGTFVRHPLTLAASKASLLHLKEQGPALQERLNDMTSRLASELNSEFIQKGLPMVVNHFGSLWRLKFNDDVLYGDLLFASLRENGIHIYDGFPCFMTEAFEDKDVLQIINTFKKCIEEMVLAGFFGNTKSESERVLKESESETNKAVIIDNPPMPGARLGRDEDGNPAWFIEDPNAEGEYIKVAI, encoded by the coding sequence ATGATTACACCTACTAGCAATAGCTCAGATAAAGGCATTAAAGGCCCCACTATGCAGTACCCGAACAGTACGCTGCACGAGCTTTTTGCTGAGCGAGCCAAAATACAGCCAGATTTTATAGCACTTGAATTTGAAGACAAACAATTTACTTATAATGATGTAAGTGAAATGGCGAATCAAATGGCTAATTATCTGTGGTCTCAAGGTTTGCGACCTGGTCAAATAGTTGGAATTGCATTAGATAGAACACCAGAATTGATTGCCTGCTTTTTTGCAGTATTACAATGTGGCTCCTCGTATGTGCCTATCGACACTTCATATCCAGAGGAAAGAATTAAACTAATAATTGAAGATGCTGAGGCGGCTATTTTTATTAGTAAAAAGGCGAACTTAATTTATTCTAAAAATACATCGTCTTTTGCAATTGAAGATGTTTTAGAATCAATGTCCATCTTGCCAGCAATTCCTTTGGACTTAAAAGTGAGCAGCTATTCAACGGCTTATATAATGTATACTTCCGGCTCTACCGGAAAGCCAAAAGGGGTTCAGGTGGCACATTACAATTTAATCAATGTGATTTATTCGATGGCCAAGGCGCCCGGAATGCAAAGCGATGATAGAATTTTTGCGGTAACAAGTATTTCGTTTGATGCGATGGTAGTAGAAACATTTCTGCCTTTATTATTTGGTGCTTGTATTATTCTTGTTAATGAAGAAACCAAAAGAGATGGAAATTTGTTGTTAAAGAAAGCTGTAGAAGATAAAATCACCATTTTATTTCAAACACCTAGCATGTGGCAAATTCTTATCGACACTGGTTGGGCAACCCCATTGCCTATTAAGGCTTTTACAGGCGGAGAATCCTTAACAAGATCTTTAGCCGATGACATACTGGCCAGATGTGATGAATTATGGAACCATTATGGCCCTACAGAAACATCTGTTTGCTCGCTAATTTCTCAAGTTTTTGCAAATAATGAACCGGTTACCATTGGAACGCCAGTGGCAAACACAACTATTTATTTGCTAGATTCCAACAAAAACGTTGTAAATCCTGGCGAAGTTGGCGAAATTGTAATCGCAGGTGATGGAGTGTCTTTAGGCTATTTAAACCGCCCTGAACTCAACAATGAAAAGTTTTTGACGAATCCTTTTGAAAACCTTTCGCATAGCAAAATGTACTTTTCTGGTGATCTGGGAAAGCTTTTGCCTAATGGGCACCTTCATTGTCTTGGAAGGATAGACGATCAGGTGAAGATTAGAGGAAACCGTGTTGAATTAGGAGAAATCGAGTCAATTATTAATAATCTTCCTGAAATTAAAAAAGCCGCAGTCATAGTGAGCAATCGTATGGGTGCCGAACCAAGTTTAGTTGCTTACCTTCAGTCGATAGACGCCAAGCGAGATACCAGCAGTATTCGTCAAAAACTTGAAAATCTGCTTCCTGCATTTTTGATACCATCATTTTTTATGTGGGTTTCTGATTTTCCATTGACCACAAATGGAAAAATCGATAAAAAAAACTTACCTGCTCCAGAATACCTTCGACCAGATTCAGCGCCAATTTTAAGGAAACCAACAACAAAAATTGAAAAAGAAATTGCAAAAGTTTGGACTGAAATGCTACAAATACCAATTATTGGCATTGACGATAATTTTTTTGAATTAGGTGGTACTTCTCTTTTGGCTCAAAGAGTAGCAACTAAATTAAGACAACACTATAATTTACAAATACCTGTAACCAAAATATACCAATATCCAACCATAGCTGAATTGTCTCATTTTTTGACTTCCGATACAATGCAAGTTGAGTATTTAAATTCTTCGAAACCTAAACAACAAAGACACTCTAGTGATGTAGCCATTATTGGCATGTCAGGAAGGTTTCCAGGAGCTGATTCTATCGAAGAATTATGGGACATTTTAAAGGTTGGCAAAGAAACCATTACTTTTTTTACCGAAAATGAAATTGACCCAAGTATTCCTGAATCATTGCGTAATGATCCTCTATATGTTGCCGCTCGCGGAATTTTACCAAAAGCTAACACATTTGATGCCGATTTTTTTGGAATAAATCCAAAACTAGCAGAAGTCATGGATCCGCAACAACGTTTGTTTTTGGAAATTTCATGGGAGGCTCTTGAACAAGCGGGTTATTTACCGCGACACTTTACCGGGTTGATAGGTATCTATGCAGGTGCAGGGACCAATACCTATTATAAAAAAAACATTCTTAATAATACCGATGTTTTAGAGCAAATTGGACATACACAAGCCGAGACTGTAAATGAGAAAGATTATATTGCGACAAGAACGGCCTATCATTTGAATATAAAAGGGCCTGCTGTCAGTGTTCATTCCGCTTGTTCCACTTCTTTACTTGCTATTGCTCAAGCAGCTGAAGCTATACGAAATGGACAATGCGAAATCGCTCTTGCGGGTGCCTCAAGTATAACTTCGCCGGTTTTTAGCGGCCATTTGTATCAGGAAGGATCAATGTTAAGTGCGGACGGCCATTGTCGCGCCTTCGATGCTTCCGGCAAAGGAACCGTTTTTAGCGATGGAGCCGGAGTGGTCCTTCTAAAAAGTTTGGAAAGTGCTGTAAATGATGGTGACAAAATCTATGGCGTGATCAAAGGGATTGGAATTACGAATGACGGCGGAAACAAAGGCAGTTTTACAGCCCCAAGTGCCGAAGGGCAAGCCGCTGCTATTAGTAGCGCACTAAAAGACGCGCAGCTTTCACCAGATACTATCAGCTATGTAGAAACGCACGGTACGGCAACACCTATAGGCGACCCGATAGAGATTGAAGGTCTCACAATAGCTTATGGTAACCAACCTAGAAATGGATATTGCGCAATTGGATCGATAAAAACCAATATGGGGCATCTTACGGCAGCTGCTGGAGTCGCAGGGTTAATAAAAACAATCTTGGCCATGAATAATAAACTTATTCCTGCATCACTTGGTTTTGAAAAGCCTAATCCAGCAATCGATTTTGAAAATAGTCCTTTTTATGTAAATGCTAAATTAAGTAGTTGGAATTCCGATACCCCCTTAAGAGCTGGCGTGAGTTCGTTTGGAGTCGGAGGAACTAATGTGCATCTTATTGTCGAAGAGTATCCTATTGAGCAAAAAGTTTCAAGTTCAAGTCGACCAGTCCAATTACTGATGTGGTCCGCAAAATCTGATGTTAGCCTAAAAGGATATGCAACTGAATTAGGTAAATTTATACAATCAAAGCCCGATATACAATTGGCTGACATCGCTTATTCACTAAATAAAACACGTGATACTTTTGCACATAGAAGTTTCCTTGTGTATAGCGACAGCGGTGCAGCAAGTCAAGAATTACTTTCGAAAGAAAATAGCACATTAAAAACTGCTGTTTTAAAAGTTGTTCCCAGTGAAATCGTATTCCTATTCCCAGGACAAGGAGCACAATTTTCGCAAATGGGAATGAATCTTTATAAAAACGAAACTGTTTATAAGGAAGCTGTAGATAAATGTTCTGAGTTTTTATTGGACGAATTAAAACTAGACATTCGTGAAATTTTATTTCCAGAAATAGTTACCGCTGACACAGAAGCTAAATTGAAAGACACTCGTTTCACACAGCCTGCTTTATTTGTAACTGAATATGCGCTATCTCAACTTTGGTTAAGCTGGGGAATTAAGCCTACAGCGTATTGTGGTCACAGCATTGGCGAATTTGTCGCAGCCCATTTAGCGGGAATATTTAGTTTAGAAGATGCACTTCATTTAATTGCAACAAGAGGTCGATTGGTAAGTGAGCTTCCTCAAGGCAGTATGCTGTCGGTAAGACTTTCAGAAGATAAATTGAAGGAAATTCTTCCAGAAACCCTTTCCATAGCTGCAATAAATTCTAATGTTATCTGTGTTGTTTCGGGTGAAAATGAAACAATTGCAGAATTTTCAAATGTATTGGATCAAAAGGAGATTGCGAACAAGCTGTTATTTACCAGTCACGCGTTTCATTCCAAAATGATGGACCCTATTTTGGAAATTTTTGAAGCTGAAGTAAAAAGAACACAACTACATAAACCGAATCTGCCTATCGTGTCTACTGTAACAGGAACTTGGTTGAAGGATGATGAAGCTACAAATCCGCAGTACTGGACGAACCATCTACGCAATACCGTGCGATTTGCGGATGCCACAAATACCTTGTTAAAATTAGAAGACATTTTGTTTTTAGAAGTGGGCCCAGGACAAACGCTAACTGCTTTGACAAAACAGCAAGGAGCAGGCAAAATAATTCCTGCTTTTACTAGTTTACTCTTACCTAAAAACCAAGAAACGGAATATCATAGTATTTTAAACACCCTCGGGGAGCTTTGGCTTCAGGGGATTAATCCTGATTGGGATGTCTTTTATGCATCTCAAAATAGACAAAAAGTGAATTTGCCAAGCTACGTTTTTGATCGTAAATTATGCTGGGTAAATCCGCCGATGGCTCAATTGCAAATTTCACGTGCTATTCCTATTGAAAATCAAAATTTAATCAGTTCTGTAGAAGATAATAAGTCTATGAGAAAATCTACCATCCTTGACAAAATAGCGTCCATAGTCAGCCAAACATCAGGTGTAGATTATCCTCAAGATGCATCTTCTTTGAGTTTTCTTGACCTTGGACTAGATTCATTGACCCTTACGCAGCTTGCGATCCGATTAAAGAAAGATTTTAAACTCTCTATTAGCTTTCGACAACTAAACGAAGAATTTAGTTCGCCATCGCTTTTAGCAGATTTCTTAGATCATCAGCTTCCGAAGGAAGAATACAACGAAAGCCTTTCATTGCAATCCATTCCTACCTCAGGTTTGCATAGTACCAGCAACCAGAACACGCCATTGAACAATCAAAATAATTCAACTTTAGATGCAATCGTACAACAACTCCAGCTATTAGGAAAACAAATAGAACTGCTTCAAGGAAATAGTGCGTCAGACTATAAAAATGAAATAGACAAGACACCTTATGGTTCACAGAAGGAGTTAATCACATCAGCAGCTATAGAAGAAGTACGCACTCCCGAAGAAATTGCAGAACATCAAAAACCATTTGGAGCAGCGCCTCGAATAGAAAAGCAAGCAAAGGAATTGAGCTATTCGCAAAAAGAATATCTCGACAAGCTTATTGCTAGTTACACAAAAAAAACAGCTGCCAGCAAAAGTTCTACTCAAAAATACCGACCAATAATGGCCGATCCTCGGGTGGTTACAGGCTTTAAACCTTTAACTAAAGAGATAGTGTATCCCATTGTTGTTGAGAAATCAAGTGGAAATCGACTTTGGGACTTAGATGGCAATGTTTACCTTGATGCTTTAAATGGATTTGGATCATGCATGTTTGGTCATCAAGCCGATTTTATAAAAGAAGCCCTTCATCACCAAATTGAAACTGGATTTGAAGTTGGACCACAGCACCCTTTGGCAGGTGAAGTTTGCGAGCTACTCTGCGAATTTACCAAACACGATCGAGCTGCCCTATGCAATACCGGATCTGAGGCCGTGTTAGGAGCTATGCGTATCGCGAGAACAGTAACAGGCCGATCGCTGATTGTTGCCTTTTCGGGTTCGTACCACGGTATAAATGATGAAGCGCTGGTACGCGGTTCAAAAAAATTAATAACATTCCCTGCTTCGGCTGGAATACTGGCTGAATCTGTTCAGAATATGTTAATTTTAGAATATGGCACACCAGAAAGTTTGCGGATCATTGCCGAAAGAGCAGCTGAAATAGCAGCTGTGCTTGTTGAACCGGTACAGAGCAGGAGACCCGAGTTTCAACCCGTAGCATTTTTGAAAGAACTTAGAGAACTGACTGCAAAATTTAGTGTTGCCCTGGTATTCGATGAGGTTATCACAGGTTTCCGAATGCATCCTGGTGGCGCTCAAGCCTTATTTAATATCCAAGCCGATATTGCAACTTATGGGAAAGTGATTGGCGGAGGACTTTCAATAGGAGCCATTACCGGTAAACGAAAATATTTGGACGCTTTAGATGGTGGGCATTGGGATTATGGCGATCATTCTATTCCCGAAGTTGGGGTAACTTATTTTGCTGGTACCTTCGTAAGACATCCGCTAACACTTGCGGCTTCCAAAGCATCACTTTTGCATCTAAAAGAACAAGGTCCTGCATTACAAGAACGGTTAAACGATATGACAAGTCGTTTAGCATCTGAATTGAACTCCGAGTTTATACAAAAAGGTTTGCCAATGGTTGTGAATCATTTTGGCTCTTTATGGAGGCTAAAATTTAATGATGACGTGCTTTATGGTGATTTATTATTTGCCTCGCTACGAGAAAACGGGATTCATATTTATGACGGATTCCCTTGTTTTATGACAGAAGCTTTTGAAGATAAAGATGTTTTGCAAATCATCAATACTTTCAAAAAATGTATTGAGGAAATGGTTTTGGCAGGATTTTTTGGCAATACTAAATCCGAATCCGAAAGGGTACTAAAGGAATCCGAATCAGAAACAAATAAGGCCGTAATTATTGATAATCCGCCAATGCCTGGCGCAAGATTAGGACGAGATGAAGATGGCAATCCAGCGTGGTTTATCGAAGACCCAAATGCTGAAGGAGAATATATTAAAGTTGCTATTTAA